The following proteins come from a genomic window of Gimesia chilikensis:
- a CDS encoding FAD-binding domain-containing protein yields MSVPEIRIRQLNKAPLKGDGDYVLYWMIANRRTRFNFSLERAVEVAKGLDKPLVVLEALRCGYRWASDRMHRFVLQGMADNRANFEETVATYYCYVEPEAGHGSGLLEALADKACAIVTDDFPCFFLPRMLDHVAPRLPVSLEAIDSNGLLPLRAASQVYPTAYAFRRFLHKELPPHLLEMPKTNPLARIKLPELKSLPKEIIDRWPMATDEMLTATPEVLADLPLDHGVGPASFDGGEEEALKALRRFFDTRFERYADERNLPEEEVTSGLSPYLHFGHISVHDVFDSIARREEWSVEKVMDQKPTGKRAGWWQMSETAEGFLDELITWRELGYNMCWQRDDYDQYSSLPDWAQTTLDEHASDPREYTYSLEEFEQAKTHDPLWNAAQTQLVTEGRLHNYMRMLWGKKILHWSDSPQDALEIMIELNNKYAVDGRNPNSYSGIFWCLGRYDRAWGPEREIFGKIRYMTSQNTARKFSVDGYLERYGNQKRQGALFD; encoded by the coding sequence ATGAGCGTTCCTGAAATTCGAATCCGCCAGTTGAATAAGGCTCCGCTGAAGGGTGATGGAGACTACGTTCTGTACTGGATGATCGCCAACCGCCGCACCCGTTTCAATTTCAGCCTGGAGCGGGCGGTCGAAGTGGCGAAGGGTCTGGATAAACCGCTGGTCGTCTTAGAAGCGCTGCGCTGCGGTTACCGCTGGGCCAGCGACCGGATGCATCGTTTTGTCCTGCAGGGCATGGCGGATAACCGAGCGAACTTTGAAGAGACTGTAGCGACCTACTATTGTTATGTGGAACCTGAGGCGGGTCACGGCTCAGGACTGTTAGAAGCTCTGGCCGACAAAGCGTGCGCGATTGTTACTGATGATTTTCCCTGTTTCTTTCTGCCGCGGATGCTGGACCACGTGGCCCCGCGCTTGCCCGTCAGCCTGGAAGCCATCGATTCCAATGGACTGCTGCCGCTGCGGGCTGCCTCCCAGGTTTATCCCACGGCGTATGCATTTCGTCGCTTCCTGCACAAGGAACTGCCGCCCCACCTGCTGGAGATGCCTAAGACGAATCCCCTGGCGCGTATTAAACTGCCCGAACTGAAATCGCTGCCCAAAGAGATTATCGACCGCTGGCCGATGGCGACCGATGAAATGCTGACGGCCACACCTGAAGTGCTGGCGGACCTGCCCCTCGATCATGGTGTTGGACCAGCATCCTTTGACGGCGGGGAGGAAGAAGCACTCAAAGCGCTGCGACGTTTCTTTGATACCCGCTTCGAACGCTACGCCGACGAACGGAATCTGCCTGAAGAAGAAGTCACCAGCGGGCTCTCCCCTTACCTGCACTTCGGTCACATCTCGGTGCACGATGTGTTTGATTCCATCGCCCGCCGGGAAGAGTGGTCGGTCGAAAAGGTGATGGATCAGAAGCCGACCGGTAAACGAGCCGGGTGGTGGCAGATGAGTGAGACGGCGGAAGGTTTTCTGGACGAACTGATCACCTGGCGGGAGCTGGGTTACAACATGTGCTGGCAGCGGGATGACTACGACCAGTACTCTTCCCTCCCCGACTGGGCGCAGACTACGCTCGACGAGCACGCGTCCGATCCGCGCGAATATACTTACTCGCTGGAAGAGTTCGAACAGGCGAAAACACACGATCCCCTCTGGAACGCAGCGCAGACGCAACTGGTGACCGAAGGCCGTCTGCATAATTACATGCGGATGCTGTGGGGCAAGAAAATCCTGCACTGGTCGGACTCTCCGCAGGACGCGCTCGAGATCATGATCGAACTCAACAACAAGTATGCGGTCGACGGGCGAAATCCGAATTCGTATTCCGGCATCTTCTGGTGTCTGGGCCGTTACGATCGTGCCTGGGGTCCCGAGCGGGAGATCTTTGGTAAGATCCGTTACATGACCAGTCAAAACACGGCCCGCAAATTCAGCGTCGATGGCTACCTGGAACGCTACGGTAATCAAAAACGCCAGGGTGCGTTATTCGATTGA
- a CDS encoding sulfatase-like hydrolase/transferase, protein MLNSGMRSLCLCLLTLCLSQSVPRSTTAAAPRTPGDRPNLIVIMVDDMGYAGVSCFGNPYFKTPEIDRLAKEGLKLTDFHSSGTVCSPTRAGLLTGRYQQRAGIEAVIHPVSDHPEHLKGLKRSENTFAELLKQAGYQTGLIGKWHQGYPHNSAEYHPDNHGFDTFVGYHSGNIDFISHVGDHVKHDWWHGRQETEEPGYSTHLINQYALQFIKENQDRPFCLYLAHEAIHNPVQVPGDPVRRTEAEGWKRWKPAHEGERIEKFKGMTLPVDEGVGQIREFLVKSGLDKNTFVLFFSDNGPSRDFPSGSPALRGAKGSVYEGGHRVPAIAWWPGKIEAGTVSDFPAISIDVMPTLLGIAQVTPPQERPLDGVDLSPVLFEQKSLPSRPLFWASLSNRGGRAEAMRDGPWKLVVQHPRAKPGTFENEKVELYRLDRDPGEKEDLQSTEPAQAAKMLKQLKAWYRDTQSTATPQPGGWLSQGS, encoded by the coding sequence GTGCTCAATTCCGGGATGCGTAGCTTATGTCTGTGCCTGTTGACGCTCTGTCTCTCCCAGTCTGTTCCACGAAGCACCACAGCCGCGGCCCCGCGGACGCCGGGAGATCGCCCTAATCTGATCGTGATCATGGTCGACGATATGGGCTACGCGGGAGTCAGCTGTTTCGGCAATCCCTACTTTAAAACTCCCGAGATCGATCGGCTGGCTAAGGAAGGTCTGAAACTGACCGACTTTCATTCTTCGGGCACCGTCTGTTCGCCCACGCGGGCCGGTCTGCTCACCGGTCGCTATCAGCAGCGGGCTGGCATTGAAGCGGTCATCCATCCGGTCAGCGATCATCCCGAGCATCTAAAAGGTTTGAAACGCAGCGAAAACACCTTCGCCGAACTGTTGAAACAGGCGGGGTACCAGACCGGCCTGATCGGAAAATGGCACCAGGGCTACCCGCACAATTCCGCTGAGTATCATCCTGACAATCACGGGTTCGATACCTTCGTCGGTTATCACAGCGGCAATATCGATTTCATCAGTCATGTAGGAGACCACGTCAAACACGACTGGTGGCACGGACGCCAGGAGACCGAAGAACCCGGCTACTCGACGCACCTGATCAACCAGTACGCCCTGCAGTTCATCAAGGAAAACCAGGACCGTCCCTTCTGCCTCTACCTGGCGCATGAAGCCATTCACAACCCGGTACAGGTCCCCGGCGATCCGGTTCGGCGTACCGAAGCCGAAGGCTGGAAACGCTGGAAGCCGGCCCATGAAGGGGAACGCATCGAGAAGTTCAAAGGGATGACGCTCCCCGTCGATGAAGGCGTAGGGCAGATTCGTGAGTTCCTCGTGAAATCGGGACTCGATAAAAATACGTTCGTGCTGTTCTTCTCGGACAATGGTCCCTCGCGTGATTTCCCGAGTGGCAGTCCCGCGCTGCGGGGCGCCAAAGGTTCGGTTTATGAAGGCGGACATCGCGTGCCTGCCATCGCCTGGTGGCCTGGTAAGATTGAGGCGGGCACCGTCTCGGATTTCCCCGCGATCAGCATTGATGTCATGCCGACCCTGCTGGGAATCGCCCAGGTGACTCCACCTCAGGAGCGTCCCCTGGATGGCGTCGATCTCTCTCCGGTTCTATTTGAACAGAAATCGCTCCCGTCACGTCCGCTGTTCTGGGCCTCACTTTCGAATCGGGGCGGACGCGCAGAAGCGATGCGGGACGGTCCCTGGAAACTGGTCGTGCAGCATCCCCGCGCAAAACCGGGCACCTTCGAAAATGAAAAGGTTGAACTCTATCGCCTCGACCGCGATCCGGGCGAGAAAGAAGACCTGCAGTCAACCGAACCCGCTCAGGCAGCGAAAATGCTCAAGCAGCTCAAAGCCTGGTATCGCGATACGCAGTCCACCGCGACACCTCAGCCGGGAGGCTGGCTGTCGCAGGGGAGTTGA
- a CDS encoding DUF2975 domain-containing protein has translation MARKDRTSVICRILYYLCALSLWVMPAFLIWVWFCADLIAKQNGRIPVQAIPFPLPVSTKVGMVLLSALLIAPTYWGLISLRRFLKACCAEDYLGTQNSRLLKRFALGLMGSALLSPICGAALSVVLTMHNPPGQKMLAISIGSNQFILAGVGALIFLLANLLKRASLIAEEHAQII, from the coding sequence ATGGCTCGTAAAGATCGTACCAGTGTCATTTGCCGTATTCTGTATTATCTGTGTGCTTTGTCCCTCTGGGTGATGCCCGCATTTTTAATCTGGGTCTGGTTTTGTGCCGACCTGATCGCGAAACAGAATGGCAGGATTCCTGTCCAGGCCATTCCCTTTCCGCTGCCGGTATCAACTAAAGTGGGCATGGTTTTACTCTCAGCCCTGCTGATCGCACCCACGTACTGGGGGCTGATTTCGCTACGTCGTTTTCTCAAAGCCTGTTGTGCCGAAGATTATCTGGGCACACAAAACAGTCGGCTGCTGAAACGTTTTGCCCTGGGGCTGATGGGCTCTGCTTTGTTATCTCCCATCTGCGGAGCGGCGCTCAGTGTGGTATTGACGATGCATAATCCGCCCGGACAGAAAATGCTGGCGATCAGCATCGGTTCGAATCAGTTCATCCTGGCGGGAGTCGGAGCACTGATCTTTCTGCTGGCAAATCTGTTAAAGCGGGCCAGCCTGATCGCGGAAGAACACGCCCAGATCATTTAG
- a CDS encoding helix-turn-helix domain-containing protein: protein MRICITLDVMLARRKVTSRDLAKHVGITEQNLSLLKSGKVKGIRFATLEKICEYLECQPGDILRYEAEAQSQAA from the coding sequence ATGCGAATTTGTATAACACTGGATGTCATGCTGGCCCGACGCAAAGTCACCTCACGTGATCTGGCAAAACACGTGGGGATCACCGAGCAGAATCTATCGCTGCTCAAGTCGGGGAAAGTCAAAGGGATTCGCTTCGCGACGCTGGAAAAGATCTGTGAATACCTGGAGTGTCAGCCCGGTGATATCCTGCGTTATGAAGCGGAAGCACAGAGTCAGGCAGCCTGA
- a CDS encoding class I SAM-dependent methyltransferase — protein sequence MARDLFQGTVPYYVRYRVPYPEELLTRIRDRAAISGEDCLLDLGSGTGEIALRLAPHFREVTAVEPDPAMRSAGLTKMREQQIDNVSWRSETAEAFSADEKTFELVTIGAAFHWMDRGLMARRIRGWLRPEQPLVILGYTSIWSGTTDWLPLVREVLQRCLGAKRRAGSGNFPELSQPHEQVLQEAGYQIEELKTRITQQWTLETLIGNLYSTSFASPAVLGEKRSAFEADLRQTLLDFDSRGTYSEEMTFYALLAWPE from the coding sequence GTGGCCAGAGATCTTTTTCAGGGAACGGTACCTTATTACGTGCGTTATCGCGTGCCCTACCCCGAGGAACTGCTTACCCGGATCCGGGACCGGGCTGCGATTTCGGGAGAAGATTGCCTGCTGGACCTGGGCAGCGGCACCGGTGAGATCGCATTACGGCTGGCGCCTCACTTTCGCGAAGTGACAGCCGTCGAACCCGATCCTGCGATGCGGTCTGCGGGACTGACGAAGATGCGGGAACAGCAGATCGATAATGTCAGCTGGCGTTCCGAAACCGCGGAAGCCTTTTCTGCGGACGAGAAAACATTTGAGCTGGTAACGATCGGCGCAGCCTTCCACTGGATGGATCGCGGATTGATGGCACGACGGATCCGAGGCTGGCTGCGTCCTGAACAGCCGCTGGTGATCCTGGGATACACGAGCATCTGGAGCGGGACTACGGACTGGCTCCCACTGGTGCGGGAAGTTCTGCAGCGCTGCCTGGGAGCAAAACGGCGTGCGGGTTCGGGCAACTTCCCCGAACTCTCCCAGCCTCACGAACAGGTCCTGCAGGAAGCGGGCTACCAGATCGAGGAACTCAAGACCCGGATCACACAACAGTGGACGCTGGAGACACTGATTGGCAATCTCTATTCAACGTCCTTCGCCTCCCCGGCCGTCCTGGGAGAAAAGCGGAGTGCCTTCGAAGCCGACCTGAGGCAGACACTACTCGACTTTGACTCCCGCGGCACGTATTCCGAAGAGATGACCTTCTATGCCCTGCTGGCATGGCCGGAGTAG
- a CDS encoding VOC family protein, with protein MKVHGVLETSIYVDDLQTAVDFYRQLFEFEIMAEDQRFCAMNAGDRSVFLIFKRGATHTAAHLEGGVIPPHDGDGPVHFAFAIERDDLAKWEERLVSAGVEIISRMSWPRGGESLYFRDPDDHVLELATPGIWPVY; from the coding sequence GTGAAAGTGCATGGCGTACTGGAGACGTCGATTTACGTAGATGACCTGCAGACCGCAGTCGACTTTTATCGGCAGTTGTTCGAATTCGAAATCATGGCGGAGGACCAGCGGTTCTGCGCCATGAACGCCGGCGACCGTAGCGTGTTTCTGATCTTCAAACGGGGCGCCACGCATACCGCAGCCCATCTCGAAGGGGGCGTGATTCCACCCCACGACGGCGATGGCCCGGTCCACTTCGCCTTCGCCATCGAACGGGACGACCTCGCCAAATGGGAAGAACGCCTCGTCTCTGCAGGCGTGGAAATTATCAGCCGCATGAGCTGGCCCCGCGGCGGCGAAAGTCTCTACTTCCGCGATCCCGACGACCACGTGCTCGAACTCGCCACCCCCGGCATCTGGCCTGTTTACTGA